The genomic DNA CTCATTATTTGGGCAGCCTTTAAGAAGGGTTTTACCCTTTCTTCAACCGGCGTGTGCTTCCAGGTTTCGAAAGCCTCCCAGGCTACATCCAGCGCCTTGTCTATGAGTTCCCTGATGGCTTTTGATGTAACCCCAACAATTTCTTCCGGATTGCTTGGGTTAATGGATTTGTTTTTCTTCTCAGTACTGTACTTTTTTCCACCTATTATGAGGTCGTAGTCTTTTTTCTCGTTTGCGACTTTTTCAAGGGCTTCCTTCATCTTTTTTCTGACATCCGGGTTTGACGGGTCAATATAACTCTCATTTTTGAAAGGTGGAAGGACAATGAAATCTGTTGCTTCTGGCAATTCAAACACCTCCTGTGAACTTTATACAACGTTTTTCTCTCTTGAAACTCCTTTTGAAAATCTTTCCATTTTCAGGTTTGATATGTCCACTTTTTTCGGACTGCCGTATATTATCCAGTCCGCCATGGCTTCACCCACCGCCGGGGCAAGCATAAAGCCATGACCGCTAAAACCAATCGCGAAGTAGAAATCTGAAAGCTTATCGGATTTGTCAATAATCGGCTGAGCATCAGGTGACATATTGTAAAGCCCTGCCCAGTGCCTTAATACCCTGACTTCTTTTAAGAATGGGAAGAAATGAGGCATCTTCTCCGTCATTTCCACAAGGAATCTCCAGCTTGGGTCGTGCTTGTGGCTGGGCGGTTCATCTTTATCACCCTGACCCATGATGAAATTACCAGATTTCGTTTGCCTTATGTAAAAATTGTTCACAAAACTTATCACCAGGGGATCTAGAATATGCTCCAGGGGTTCGGTAACGAATATCTGGTGCCTGTAAGATTCCGTGGGTAATTCCACGCCAGCCATAAGGCCCACTTCTCTTGAAAATCCCCCCGCGGCATTTACCACTACCGATGTTTTGATGTATCCCTTGGTCGTTAAGACCCCTTTGATTTGGCCATTTTGAACGTCTATGTCGGTTACCTCTGTGTGTGTAAGAATCATCGCGCCCATCTTTTCTGCCGCTTTGGCATATGCCATAGTTGCAAGATGAGGGTTAGCATGTCCATCAGTGGGGCAAAAAGTAGCGAGTTTTAGCCCTTCAAGATTCATGAAGGGGAATTTTTCTTTTGTTTCTTCTTTGCTTAGCAGTCTTACGTCCAGCCCTTCCTCTTGCTGCATAGCTACATTTTTGTGAAAAAGCTCCACTTCCTCATCCGTGTAAGCAAGGAGCAAGTAGCCACCATGATAATATTCTATGTCCATGCCAACTTCTTCTTCGAAGCGTTCAAATAGTTTGACACTCCTCATAGCCAGTCTGACGTTCATTCTCTCGCTCCATTGTTGCCTGATTCCGCCTCCACAGCGTCCCGTTGCACCTGAGGAAAGATAGGACTTCTCAACAAGAACGACATCTTTCAGTCCCTTTTTGCAAAGGTAAAAAGCTATGGCAGTACCGATGATACCTCCTCCAATGATTACGACTGATGCCTCAGCCCTCATTACTTTCACCACCTTTGGCACTTTTACTGACAGCCTTGAAGGTCGTTGGAATCACAGGTGGCCTGAAGGTGCCTGGATCGAGTTTTTCAATGGGGATTCCGGTTTTACGCGAGAGGATCATCAGAGCGTTTAACCGACAGGTACGGCCACCGCAAGGTCCCATTGCTATTCTCAGTCTTCTCCTGAGTTCTTCAAAATCTGTGTATCCTTCCTCAATGGCTTTTTCAACATCCCCCACCGTAAGCTCTTCACAACGGCAGACGATAGCTTCTGGCTTCATTTCGACAACCTTTATATGTCTAACTTTCTTGGCTTCTTCCAGAGGCACTTCGATATAAACAACGGTTGTACTGTTAGGAGCTTTAACAACTTTCGTTACCTTTGCAACACCTGCAATACTGCCATCCTTTCTGAGGGCATATACCTGATCCCCTTTTGAAGGTATCGGCAAGAACTCATAAGGTATGCCAACTATGGCTGTTCCCTTTTCCTCATTTTCTTGCATCATGAATATGGCCAAGCCGGGACATTTAGTAGCACAGATACCGCAACCGGTACATTTTTCATAGTCGATAACCGGAACGTTGTTGATGTTTTTGCCAATCGTGATAGCACCGAAAGGACAGCTTGTTTCGCAGGGATTGCAAGGGATGGCTTCACTACATTCTATGATAGGTCTGAGCTTCCCCTTATAAGCCTCATAGGAGGGCTCAACTTCCGTTTCACGTGGCAATTTTTCCGGGAAGCTGAGATTGAGCTTTTCAAGCCCTTTTCTAACCTTCGATGAAGTAGGTCCGCTTCTAAAAGCTCTCAATTGCTCTTGGAATTCTTTTAAGCTTTTTTCATCGGTAGTTCCTTGCAAATCCTTCACACAGCTGAGACCTGCTATTCTTCCCTCTACCATAGCCGTTGTTGCTTCTTCAATGCCACTGACATCCCCGGCCACAAAAACATTCGATACGGTGGTCCTCATATTTTCATCCCTTACAGGTACGTAACCACCGAGTTCAGAAATGAATTGAAGCCTGCCGCCTGCTTGTGAAACCAGTTCTGCTGAAGGTGCTAATCCAACAGCAATACAAATCGTATCTACCACAAATTCCCGCTCAGTACCGGGAATCACTTTCCAGGAGTCATCAACCTGTGCTATGACTGCTCCCTGAACTTCTTCCTTTCCCAAAGCCCTGATAATTGTATGCCTCAGAAGTATAGGAACACCAAGCCTTCTGACTTTGTTTGCATGAACCTGATATCCCCCTACCCTGTTTGAGGCTTCTATAATAGCTTTCACATTCACCCCAGCTTGCATTAGCTGATAACTGACTATAAGCCCTATATTTCCTGAGCCAATCATGAGGACGTTCTCTCCGGGCATAATACCAAACTGGTTCATGAGAGTCTGGACTGCGCCAGCCCCATATACCCCGGGGAGATCGTTATTCTCAAATTGAAGGAATTTTTCTGAAGCGCCAGTAGCAATAATGAACCTTTTGGGGTTGAACAGTGTTGTGCTATCACTTGGCCTATGCAAAACGGGGACCCCGTCTTCATAAACACCGATGACTGTTGATTCTGACATTAGTTTCACATTATCCATGCTTTTCAATTCTTCGATTAGTTTTGTGGCAATTTCAAAACCCCTCACCGAAGCGTAAAACTCCTCATTGCCAAAGAACTTATGGGTTTGCTTTACCAATTGGCCGCCAAACTTGACCCCTTCATCGACTATGAAGACTTTTAAACCCGCCTTTCCTGCTTCAATCCCTGCCGCAAGCCCTGCGGGCCCACCACCTATGATAAGAACATCACACTCAGTCAAGGAACTCCCCCCTTCCCTTCTGGCGACGCACAGCCATTCCGTCTTTTACCAGCGTCATGCAAGTTCTGACATTTGGAATGCCATCAACTTCCATGAGACAGGAGGAACACTTGCCAATAGCGCAAAAAAGCCCTTGCGGCCTTGCCTTTTTGGGGGTATATCTGAGAACCCTTATTCCATTAGCATGCAGCGCTGCGGCTATTGTTTCACCTTCATAAGCCATGAGCTCTCTCCCCTCGAAGAAAAAACGGATCTTTTTTCCTCTTTCAAAGGTGAGAATAGGGTGACTTTCGATTCTTTCCACCGATAATCGCCTCCGTTTTTATTTTCCCATTATCAAGTATAAGGAATAAACGCGTTAAAGTGAAAAAGCGTATTATCGAGCATACCTTAGAATATTGCTCATAAACTGCTATAATCTTCAAATGAAGACGCTTATTCACGGAGGGATTTTCGTGATAAACAAAAATATGAAAATAGAAGAAATCGTTGAAAAATATCCTTGCCTCATCGATTTTTTCTTCAAAGTAGGGCTTAAAGTCATGGTCTGCGGCGATATTTTGTGGGGAACTTTAGAAGAAGAGGCTATAAGACAAGGAAAAGGTGAGATGTTAGATGAAATCGTTTCAAAAGCAAATGAAATTATCGCAAAAGAAGGGGAAAAGAAAAACACCTTTCTCAACATAGGAGATGATGAAAATGATTAAGATTCTGGGACATCGGGGTATGGGAAAAGGAGAGGGGGAAAATAGCCTTCTATCTCTTATCAGAGCAACTCAGCTTGGTGCCGATGGTGTGGAAACTGATGTGTGGCTCACAAAAGACGGTTCATTGATTCTCACTCATGATGAAGATTTGAAAAGGCTGTTTGGCGTTGATATAAAAATAAAAGAGGTGAGCTATAAAGAACTCAAGAAAGCAAAGCTCATATCGGACGAAAAGCTCACAACTCTAGAAAAGGCCTACCTTGAACTACCAGATGACGTGATCATCAACGTGGAAATCAAAGATCCAGATGCTGCCCGATTCGTTGTCCCGCTGGTCAAAAGCTTTGATGCACTGGAAAGAA from Kosmotoga arenicorallina S304 includes the following:
- a CDS encoding (2Fe-2S)-binding protein — its product is MERIESHPILTFERGKKIRFFFEGRELMAYEGETIAAALHANGIRVLRYTPKKARPQGLFCAIGKCSSCLMEVDGIPNVRTCMTLVKDGMAVRRQKGRGEFLD
- a CDS encoding DUF1858 domain-containing protein, with protein sequence MINKNMKIEEIVEKYPCLIDFFFKVGLKVMVCGDILWGTLEEEAIRQGKGEMLDEIVSKANEIIAKEGEKKNTFLNIGDDEND
- a CDS encoding glycerophosphodiester phosphodiesterase family protein; the encoded protein is MIKILGHRGMGKGEGENSLLSLIRATQLGADGVETDVWLTKDGSLILTHDEDLKRLFGVDIKIKEVSYKELKKAKLISDEKLTTLEKAYLELPDDVIINVEIKDPDAARFVVPLVKSFDALERTVFSSFIHECLSEVRKADPKAKIGLLIGEDAEGKGLEYIEELIGHYAPFSLHLPVQIFERFGLKIGLELLKGFRNKGIKIALWTLNDPELALKVRTQCDYLITDNLTAMLAVKGGR
- a CDS encoding NAD(P)/FAD-dependent oxidoreductase, which codes for MRAEASVVIIGGGIIGTAIAFYLCKKGLKDVVLVEKSYLSSGATGRCGGGIRQQWSERMNVRLAMRSVKLFERFEEEVGMDIEYYHGGYLLLAYTDEEVELFHKNVAMQQEEGLDVRLLSKEETKEKFPFMNLEGLKLATFCPTDGHANPHLATMAYAKAAEKMGAMILTHTEVTDIDVQNGQIKGVLTTKGYIKTSVVVNAAGGFSREVGLMAGVELPTESYRHQIFVTEPLEHILDPLVISFVNNFYIRQTKSGNFIMGQGDKDEPPSHKHDPSWRFLVEMTEKMPHFFPFLKEVRVLRHWAGLYNMSPDAQPIIDKSDKLSDFYFAIGFSGHGFMLAPAVGEAMADWIIYGSPKKVDISNLKMERFSKGVSREKNVV
- a CDS encoding FAD-dependent oxidoreductase translates to MTECDVLIIGGGPAGLAAGIEAGKAGLKVFIVDEGVKFGGQLVKQTHKFFGNEEFYASVRGFEIATKLIEELKSMDNVKLMSESTVIGVYEDGVPVLHRPSDSTTLFNPKRFIIATGASEKFLQFENNDLPGVYGAGAVQTLMNQFGIMPGENVLMIGSGNIGLIVSYQLMQAGVNVKAIIEASNRVGGYQVHANKVRRLGVPILLRHTIIRALGKEEVQGAVIAQVDDSWKVIPGTEREFVVDTICIAVGLAPSAELVSQAGGRLQFISELGGYVPVRDENMRTTVSNVFVAGDVSGIEEATTAMVEGRIAGLSCVKDLQGTTDEKSLKEFQEQLRAFRSGPTSSKVRKGLEKLNLSFPEKLPRETEVEPSYEAYKGKLRPIIECSEAIPCNPCETSCPFGAITIGKNINNVPVIDYEKCTGCGICATKCPGLAIFMMQENEEKGTAIVGIPYEFLPIPSKGDQVYALRKDGSIAGVAKVTKVVKAPNSTTVVYIEVPLEEAKKVRHIKVVEMKPEAIVCRCEELTVGDVEKAIEEGYTDFEELRRRLRIAMGPCGGRTCRLNALMILSRKTGIPIEKLDPGTFRPPVIPTTFKAVSKSAKGGESNEG